In Candidatus Binataceae bacterium, the genomic stretch TCGGGAGCTTCGTGCGGCGCGGCACAGTCGTGCGGCAGTTTGAACTGAGCGAGGCCAAGCGCTATATGCCCGGCTTCATGCGGCCGCGGGAAATCGATATTCGCGGGCCGCGCCTGCGCGCAACTGATTGCTCACTCGACGTAAGTCTCGGCGCGGGCAATCTCGAGGCGCGGCAGCGCGCCGATCTTCTGCGCTTTTCCGTGCCCGCGCTCACGCACTACGAAGATCGCAGCTCGATGGCCTGGGCGCGGGAAATCCGGCTGCCCTTCCTGGATGCGCGGTTGATCAATCTGGTCCTGCCGCTGGCGCCGGAGTTAAAGTTGCGCGACGGCTGGACCAAGTGGGTTTTGCGCAAGGCGCTCGAGGATCTGCTGCCCGCGCCGATCATCTGGCGCAAGGACAAGCAGGGCTTTATCAACCCGCAGAGTGAATGGCTCAAACATGAGCTGAAACCGCAGGTTGAGACGATGCTCAAGGGAGAAATGCTGACAGCGAGTCGCGGACTGATCGATCAGCCGGCGCTGCGTCAACGTTACGCGGCATATCAGAAGCAGCCGGCGGACCGCGGCGCGATCAGCTTCAAAGATGTCTTCAATCCGATCGTTACAGAGATCTGGGCGCGCCAGTTCGCCGCTCATCTGGCGGCGGCTTAGCCTCACACTCCGAGTCATGCGCGTCTGGATGGTCGAGGCCACCGAGCCACTGCCGATCGACGAGGGCGAACGGGCGTGGCGATGCGGGATGCTGAGCGCGGCGTTGCTCGCGCGCGGCCATGAGGTGCGATGGTGGACGAGCACGTTCCATCATGCGCGCAAGGTCCATCGTCTCGATGCCCCGCAAACGATCGAGCGGCAGCCCGGCCTGACGCTGCGCTTGCTCCACGGTCCCGGTTATCGCCGCAACCTGTCGCTGGCGCGAATCAGGCATCACCAGGTCGTCGCGGAGGCCTTCGCGCGGGAGGCCGCCGTGCTCTCGAAGCCCGACCTGATCTTTTGTTGCATGCCGACGCCGGAGCTTGCGGAAAAAGCGGTTGAGCTAGGCCGGCGCGACGGTGTTCCCGTAGTGATCGACGTGCGCGACCTGTGGCCCGACTCCTATCTGGGGATCGTGCCGCGGCCGCTGCGCTGGATCGCCAAGCTGGCGCTGCGCAGCCGCTTCCGCCGGATGTCGCGCATCTGTCGCGAGGCCCGTGGCCTCACCGCGGTGTCGGATTACTACCTGGCATGGGCGCTCGCCTACGCGGGCCGCTCGCGCTCAGTGAACGATCGGACTTTCCCGCTTGCTTTCCCCGCGCCCGCGCGGCCGTCGCCGGCCGCGAGCCCTGAAGAATCCGCTCGAACGCTCGCACGCTTCAACCTTCCGGCGGGCGCGATCGTCGCAACCTTTGCTGGAATTTTCGGTTCGACCTACGATCTTGAAACTGTTATCGAGGCTGCGCGTAAGCTCGCATCGTCGGGGATTGATGCGGCGCACCTCGTCCTGGCAGGTGATGGTGAAAAGACCGCGAAGCTCAAGGCCAGAGCCCGCGGCTTGACGAATCTAACCTTCACCGGGTGGCTTGACCAATTCGCCTTGCAGGATTTGTTGGCAGCCTCCGCGATAGGCTTGGCCCCTTATACATCCGGCGCGCCCCAATCGATGCCAAACAAGCCGTTCGAGTATATGGCGTCGGGGCTGGCGCTGGTATCATCGCTGGGCGGAGAGCTGGGAGACTTGGTGCGGAGCGAACAGATCGGACTGGGCTACACGGCCGGCGACGCCGCGTCGCTGGCAGCGGCAATCGAATTGTTGTGCGCCAAACCGGCGCTGCGCCGTCAGATGGGCGCCAACGGCCGGCGGATCTTTGCGGAGCGCTTCAGCGACGCCGTGGTCTATCCGGCGCTCGTCCAGCATCTCGAAATGATCGCGAATGGTCAGGTTGCCGACAGTGATCTCCGGGCGAAAACGGATCGTGCGGTCCTCTGAGCGTTTATGATCAAACGGCTCTTCGACCTGATCTTTGCGTCGATTCTCTTGATCGCGCTCTCGCCGCTCTTTTTGTTCGTCGCCGGCTGGATCAAGCTCGAGGGCGGCGGCCCGGTCTTCTATCGAGGGGTAAGGGTGGGCCGTTATGGCAAACCCTTCAAAATGCTGAAATTCCGCACGATGGTCGTCGATGCGGATCGTCGCGGCGCTTCCTCGACGGCCGCCGACGATGAGCGAATCACCGGCTGCGGCCATTTGATCCGCCGCTATAAAATCGATGAACTCCCGCAGTTGCTCAACGTGCTACGCGGCGCGATGAGTATCGTCGGTCCGCGTCCGCAGATCGCGTGGGCGGTCGAACTCTATGACCCGGAGCAGAAGCGAAAGATCCTGTCGGTTCGTCCCGGCATCACCGATTACGCTTCGATCAAGTTCAGCAATGAAGCCGAAATCCTGCGCGGCAGTCGCGATCCGGACGCCGCCTATCTTGAGTTGATCGCGCCGGAAAAGACCCGGCTCGCGCTGCTCTACGTCGAACAGCAAAGCCTGGTGACCGATCTGCATATCTTCCGGCTTACTCTGTTGAATCTGCTCGGCGTGCGGCGCGTCGCGGAAGATCAATCCGCAATCTCGGAGCGGCACCCCGTCGAGGGGAAGCGCGCGTGAAGCAATTCCGCACCGAGACTGAGCGCCAGGTCGGCCGCAATATCGAAGGCATCTTCAATCGATGCGGCGATAGCGTCGAGACCAAGCTCGAGAATTTTCCCAAGTACGTGCGGCGCCAGCAGCTCAAGCGTTTTCTGGCGCTGTACGAAATTTTCAAGCTGGTTCTGCCGGTCAAAGGCTCGGTGGTCGAGTGCGGCGTGTTCCGCGGGTTCGGCCTGATGTCGTGGGCCAAGCTCAGCACGATTCTCGAACCCGAAAATCTCACACGCCGCATCTACGGCTTCGATACCTTCGAGGGCTTTCCCTCGGTCAGTCCGCGCGATCAGAGCGAGTTCCAACAGAGCCGCGAGGGCGAACTCAAGGCCAATAGCTTCAACGAATTGAGCGAGCTGATTCAGGAGTACGACGCTGATCGCTTCCTCGGCCACATGCATAAGGTCGAACTGGTCAAAGGCGATCTGGTGCGGACGATTCCCGAATTCATCGAAAAAAATCGTCATCTGATGGTCAGCCTGCTGTTTCTCGACGTCGATCTATATGACGCGACCAAGGCCGCGATCGAGCATTTTGTGCCGCGGATGCCGAAGGGCGCGGTAATCGCTTTCGACGAACTCGATAATCCGATTTGGCCGGGCGAAACCCTGGCGCTGCTCGAGACGCTCGGCATCGGCGCGCTGCGGCTGCGGCGCCTCGAATGGGACCCCTATATCGGCTACGCGGTGATTGAGTAGCAGGCGGATGGATCACGCGAACAGTAGCAAAGACCCGGCCGGCGCCACGACGCCTAATCATGCCGCCGGCGCCGAGGTCGAGGCGGAGCTGACGGCGCTTGCGCGACGCATGCGTCGGCGCGTTCTGAATATGGTTCATCGGGCCGGCAGCTCGCACGTCGGCACCTGTTTTTCGATGGCCGATTTGCTTGCCGTCCTGTATGGCCGAATCCTGCGGGTGGAACCGTCGCGGCCCGACTGGCCTGAACGCGATCGCTTTATCCTGAGTAAGGGCCACGGCTGCGCAGCGCTCTATGCGGCGCTGGCCGAGCGCGGTTTCTTCCCGTTCGACTGGCTGGAATCTTTTTACCATGACGGCGCGCGCTTGGCGGGCCATGCGACGCATACCAGCGCGCCGGGCGTCGAGGTTTCGACCGGATCGCTCGGGCACGGACTCTCACTCGCTTGCGGCATGGCGTTGATTGCGCTTCGGGAGCACAACCCGGCGCGTATATTTGCGATGCTCAGCGACGGCGAATGCGATGAGGGTTCGACCTGGGAGGCGGCGCTCTTCGCGCCCCATCATAAGCTCGACAACCTGACGGCGATCATCGACTACAACAAGATTCAAAGCCTCGGCAGCGTGAGCGAGACTCTGGAACTCGAGCCCTTCGCGGACAAGTGGCGAGCGTTCGGATGGAGCGTGCGGGAGATCGACGGACACAATGTCGGCGAGATTCTGCGGGCGCTCGGTCAATTGCCCGCTAGCGCGCGCCAGCCGACCTGTATCATCGCCCACACGGTCAAAGGCAAGGGCGTAAGCTTCATGGAAAACCGGCTGCTGTGGCATTACCGCTCGCCCGATCCGGACGAGTTTCAACGCGCGATGCAGGAGCTGGAGGCGAAGTGAGGACGGCGTTTTTTAACGCGCTGCTGTCACTGGCCGAGGAGAATCCGCGCGTGTGCCTGGTCGTCGGTGATCTGGGCTTCGGCCAGATCGAGCCCTTCGCACAGCGTTTTCCGGAACGCTACCTTAACGCGGGCGTCGCCGAGCAGAACATGACCGGTATCGCAGCCGGCATGGCCTTGTTCGGCAAGACGGTCTTCACCTATTCGATCGCCAACTTTCCGACCCTGCGCTGTCTCGAGCAGATTCGCAATGATGTCTGCTATCACAAGGCCGACGTCAAGATCGTCGCAGTCGGCGGCGGCTTTGCTTATGGCGCGCTCGGCATGACTCATCATGCGACCGAAGACCTCGCGATCATGCGCAGCTTGCCCGGAATGACGGTGGTGGCGCCCGGCGATCCGATCGAGACCGATCTTCTCACGCGCGCGTTAGTGGAGCATCGCGGTCCCGCGTATCTGCGCTTGGGCCGCGCGGGCGAAGCCAAGGTGCATGCTGCGCCGCCGGCCGGATTCCGGTTGGGTAAGGCGCTGCAGTTGCGCGGCGGCCGGGACCTGACGCTGATCTCGACCGGCGGGATGCTCGAAACTGCGATCCGGGTTGCGGACGAGCTGCGCGGCGACCGGCTGAGTTGCCGGGTGCTGAGTATGCATACGCTGAAGCCGCTCGATAACGCCGCGGTACTCGCCGCGGCAAGC encodes the following:
- a CDS encoding class I SAM-dependent methyltransferase translates to MKQFRTETERQVGRNIEGIFNRCGDSVETKLENFPKYVRRQQLKRFLALYEIFKLVLPVKGSVVECGVFRGFGLMSWAKLSTILEPENLTRRIYGFDTFEGFPSVSPRDQSEFQQSREGELKANSFNELSELIQEYDADRFLGHMHKVELVKGDLVRTIPEFIEKNRHLMVSLLFLDVDLYDATKAAIEHFVPRMPKGAVIAFDELDNPIWPGETLALLETLGIGALRLRRLEWDPYIGYAVIE
- a CDS encoding transketolase, whose protein sequence is MDHANSSKDPAGATTPNHAAGAEVEAELTALARRMRRRVLNMVHRAGSSHVGTCFSMADLLAVLYGRILRVEPSRPDWPERDRFILSKGHGCAALYAALAERGFFPFDWLESFYHDGARLAGHATHTSAPGVEVSTGSLGHGLSLACGMALIALREHNPARIFAMLSDGECDEGSTWEAALFAPHHKLDNLTAIIDYNKIQSLGSVSETLELEPFADKWRAFGWSVREIDGHNVGEILRALGQLPASARQPTCIIAHTVKGKGVSFMENRLLWHYRSPDPDEFQRAMQELEAK
- a CDS encoding transketolase C-terminal domain-containing protein — translated: MRTAFFNALLSLAEENPRVCLVVGDLGFGQIEPFAQRFPERYLNAGVAEQNMTGIAAGMALFGKTVFTYSIANFPTLRCLEQIRNDVCYHKADVKIVAVGGGFAYGALGMTHHATEDLAIMRSLPGMTVVAPGDPIETDLLTRALVEHRGPAYLRLGRAGEAKVHAAPPAGFRLGKALQLRGGRDLTLISTGGMLETAIRVADELRGDRLSCRVLSMHTLKPLDNAAVLAAASETGAIFTLEEHSIIGGLGGAVAEVLAESGGGARLKRLGARPEFSPIVGGQDYLRGQHGLAPAAIAETVRVTLRTAKSETFASA
- a CDS encoding glycosyltransferase family 4 protein, which translates into the protein MVEATEPLPIDEGERAWRCGMLSAALLARGHEVRWWTSTFHHARKVHRLDAPQTIERQPGLTLRLLHGPGYRRNLSLARIRHHQVVAEAFAREAAVLSKPDLIFCCMPTPELAEKAVELGRRDGVPVVIDVRDLWPDSYLGIVPRPLRWIAKLALRSRFRRMSRICREARGLTAVSDYYLAWALAYAGRSRSVNDRTFPLAFPAPARPSPAASPEESARTLARFNLPAGAIVATFAGIFGSTYDLETVIEAARKLASSGIDAAHLVLAGDGEKTAKLKARARGLTNLTFTGWLDQFALQDLLAASAIGLAPYTSGAPQSMPNKPFEYMASGLALVSSLGGELGDLVRSEQIGLGYTAGDAASLAAAIELLCAKPALRRQMGANGRRIFAERFSDAVVYPALVQHLEMIANGQVADSDLRAKTDRAVL
- a CDS encoding sugar transferase is translated as MIKRLFDLIFASILLIALSPLFLFVAGWIKLEGGGPVFYRGVRVGRYGKPFKMLKFRTMVVDADRRGASSTAADDERITGCGHLIRRYKIDELPQLLNVLRGAMSIVGPRPQIAWAVELYDPEQKRKILSVRPGITDYASIKFSNEAEILRGSRDPDAAYLELIAPEKTRLALLYVEQQSLVTDLHIFRLTLLNLLGVRRVAEDQSAISERHPVEGKRA